A DNA window from Comamonas sp. 26 contains the following coding sequences:
- a CDS encoding terminase small subunit, whose translation MKSSAPKAAPPQVDANGYKDDPKWPFGKQPPAEPESPPDLSYLMPLDYLLEVMRDHTEERGRRIQAATLAAPYCRPKKGESGKKEEKAAAAKKIASRFSPAAPPKLAAANGKKV comes from the coding sequence GTGAAGTCAAGTGCACCAAAAGCTGCGCCTCCACAGGTTGACGCAAACGGATACAAGGATGATCCCAAGTGGCCATTCGGCAAACAGCCGCCTGCTGAACCAGAGTCGCCGCCAGATCTCAGCTACCTCATGCCGCTGGATTACTTACTTGAGGTGATGCGCGATCACACTGAGGAACGCGGTCGCCGGATTCAGGCTGCCACGCTGGCGGCGCCGTACTGCCGCCCAAAAAAGGGTGAGTCAGGCAAGAAGGAAGAGAAGGCTGCAGCAGCCAAGAAGATCGCCAGCCGGTTTTCACCGGCTGCTCCGCCGAAATTGGCGGCCGCAAACGGTAAGAAAGTTTAG